The sequence below is a genomic window from Candidatus Eisenbacteria bacterium.
GGCCTCATTCGCTATCTGCGCCGGCATCATCACACCACACCGAGCGAGATGCTGGAGTTCAAATTCCATTGCTGCATGCCGATGTTCGTCGCACGGCAGCAAATCAGACATAGAACCGCCAACGTGAACGAGGCGTCAGGAAGGTATTCGCTCCTGCCGATGCTCTTCTACACGCCCTCTCAGGATCAGCTTCAGACCCAGAGTCGCTCCAACAATCAAGGGCGGAGCGGCGATCACGTTCCCGAGAACGTTCATCGCGAGGCACTCCGACGCTGGGAGAGGCTGCGCGAAGAGAGCCGCGACACCTACGAATGGCTCACCGGGCAGGACGTCGCGCGCGAGCTCGCGCGCATCGACCTGCCGCTCTCCACGTACACCCAGTGGTACTGGAAGATCGACCTCCACAATCTGCTCCACTTCCTGACGCTCCGCGTCGACCGCCATGCGCAGTGGGAGATCCAGGAGTACGGACGCGTGATCGCCGGAATGCTGAAGCGCGCGGCGCCTCTGAGCTACGAGGCGTGGATCGACTTCGACCTCTGCGGCGCACGGCTCTCGCGCGCGGAGCTCACCGCGCTTCGCCGGCTGGTCGCGCGCCAGGGGGACGGGCTCCAGGCGAAGGACGGCGAGGCCCTCGGCGCGTCGGAGCTCGAAGCGATCGGGCTCTCGAAGCGTGAAGCGCGGGAACTCTTCGAGAAGCTCGAGGACGCCACCGTTCCGGACTTCGAGCTGGACCTCTCCAGGGCCCAGTCGGCGGAGTCCTTCGCGGCACGTTTTGCCCAGGCCGTGCCCAAAGTGGACAAAGCGCCCACCGAGTGACCGCAGGCCCCGCGAGCCTCCAAAGCTAGCCAATCACAACAAGATAGAGTCGAAACCCGCCCTCCGGGCCCGGGGTTTGCATGAGTAGGCCGTTTGCCCGCCAACCACGGACCACGGGAGGAATCCCATGAGACGGCTCACAACCCTGTTTCTCGCCGTCGCGGCGTTGGCGCTCCTCGTCGCTCCCGCGACCGCGCAGCTCAAGCGCAGCTACACGGCCCAGCTCACCGGCCGCGAGGAAGTGCCCATGCGCGAGACTCGCGCGACGGGACACGTGAACTTCAAGCTGAACAAGGAAGGCACCGAGCTCGCGTACAAGCTCATCGCCTCGAACATCGAGAATGTCGTGGCCGCGCACATCCATCTCGGCGCCCGCGGCACGAACGGCGGC
It includes:
- the thyX gene encoding FAD-dependent thymidylate synthase; the protein is MTRRPTSPGAEELLGLYFPVLDHGFVALVDYMGTDECIERAARVSYGYGTRQVNLTRGLIRYLRRHHHTTPSEMLEFKFHCCMPMFVARQQIRHRTANVNEASGRYSLLPMLFYTPSQDQLQTQSRSNNQGRSGDHVPENVHREALRRWERLREESRDTYEWLTGQDVARELARIDLPLSTYTQWYWKIDLHNLLHFLTLRVDRHAQWEIQEYGRVIAGMLKRAAPLSYEAWIDFDLCGARLSRAELTALRRLVARQGDGLQAKDGEALGASELEAIGLSKREARELFEKLEDATVPDFELDLSRAQSAESFAARFAQAVPKVDKAPTE
- a CDS encoding CHRD domain-containing protein — encoded protein: MRRLTTLFLAVAALALLVAPATAQLKRSYTAQLTGREEVPMRETRATGHVNFKLNKEGTELAYKLIASNIENVVAAHIHLGARGTNGGAVVTLYGPTDPGGGRKNGMLAEGTITSANLTGELAGRTLLDLIAAFDAGNAYVNVHTDDGQSGSGRAGDFPEGEIRGQIH